A genomic region of bacterium contains the following coding sequences:
- a CDS encoding beta-N-acetylhexosaminidase: protein MRACSVIIASMLAATLSHAADLKLIPTPQQVQALPGSFDFRGSVVTLAPKAPAEDNLALRQVVEEVVREMKPKGTGVETSRRALIIGEIALMAGELKGQDLSVLADKGPEAYFLLVSPDKVLVAGNSPAGTFYGVQTVKQLIRANRTGTTIPCCRILDWPGLKYRGYSDDISRGPIPTMDYFKREIRTMAEFKMNMLTFYTEHVFKLQKHPVIAPEDGLTAEQVKELSAYARQYHVELVGNFQSFGHFYQILRHPEYAALRETGGIITPVKEESYQFLDDVYSEIAPAYDSPLFNVNCDETQGLGTGPSKDLAAQIGVGGVYVRHMIRIHDMLRDKYHKRMMMWGDIALQHPDIVQNLPKDTILLSWGYGARDTYDSAIEPFTKAGFEFMVCPGVSCWSQIFPNYRNALVNIQNYTRDGAKFGALGALNTTWDDDGENLFTWNFYGTNWGGACAWKPADSKIEDYDAAYAQVSYGTPDGKLTRAITLLAGCAQNPLTEHNSDRAFWVRPFGALATTFEAVTKQADDLCATTGEAVKLLGQAKAEASLDAGDMDYLIFAARRLQSIGRSRQLWLQACARTTEALLAFPDTKPTAAALQQAQAATDEMVKTVTDLRTEYERLWLLENRPWWLKEMSGKYEALIRDATAQSQKIAAAQEALAAGKMPDLAALGLKVLETGRRDTRALPTTEPILPADAKWWNDQWAYRLPVKLQFGAKAVTDYPVEVVVNFGDVKPEPTSLRAVEVKPDGQMVAGPAQLITLPDGKTTVAFIAPGQSAAKSARVFALYYDPAGTAARPPAEGPALTAKLEGGWATIDSGPARMIVGAQGGHVFEWFVKALDGLEITEPGRGGWAGFCDAGDLDRGAQFDLTLEAAGPVLGRLKGSAKNGANERTLTFYAGQPLVEVMLAQPVGFYWDYDSIANFAADKGNPGTALFSDGFKEPVCKSDEQVHVVRSNVTWCAKTRADGLLLANLTPEVAARHMTGPGGGWGGVGIEGSAPVSHFVTFADKITDDPAAVLNAVQQTLDLRNQPQMWMGKVEKR, encoded by the coding sequence ATGAGAGCCTGCAGCGTCATCATCGCGAGCATGTTGGCCGCAACACTCAGTCACGCGGCCGACCTCAAGCTCATCCCCACGCCGCAGCAGGTCCAGGCGCTCCCCGGCAGCTTCGACTTCAGGGGCAGCGTCGTGACCCTCGCCCCCAAGGCCCCCGCCGAGGACAACCTGGCCCTGCGGCAGGTCGTCGAGGAAGTCGTGCGGGAGATGAAGCCCAAGGGGACAGGCGTCGAGACGTCCCGGCGCGCGCTCATCATCGGTGAGATCGCGCTCATGGCGGGTGAACTGAAGGGCCAGGACCTGTCCGTGCTGGCCGACAAGGGCCCCGAGGCGTACTTCCTGCTAGTCTCGCCCGACAAGGTTCTTGTCGCCGGCAACAGCCCCGCCGGGACCTTCTACGGCGTGCAGACCGTCAAGCAGCTCATCCGCGCCAATCGCACCGGCACGACCATCCCCTGCTGTCGCATCCTCGACTGGCCCGGCCTCAAGTACCGTGGCTACTCTGATGACATCAGCCGCGGGCCCATCCCGACGATGGACTACTTCAAGCGCGAAATCCGCACCATGGCCGAGTTCAAGATGAACATGCTCACGTTCTACACCGAGCATGTCTTCAAGCTGCAGAAGCACCCGGTCATCGCGCCCGAGGACGGCCTCACCGCCGAGCAGGTCAAGGAGCTGTCCGCCTACGCCCGGCAGTACCATGTCGAGCTGGTCGGCAACTTCCAGAGCTTCGGCCACTTCTACCAGATCCTCCGACACCCCGAGTATGCCGCACTGCGCGAGACCGGCGGCATCATCACCCCGGTCAAGGAGGAGAGCTACCAGTTCCTCGATGACGTCTACAGCGAGATCGCCCCGGCATACGACTCCCCGCTGTTCAACGTGAACTGCGACGAGACCCAGGGCCTGGGCACCGGGCCGAGCAAGGACCTGGCGGCGCAGATCGGCGTCGGGGGCGTGTACGTACGGCACATGATCCGCATCCATGACATGCTGCGCGACAAGTACCACAAACGCATGATGATGTGGGGCGACATTGCCCTGCAGCATCCGGACATCGTCCAGAACCTGCCCAAGGACACCATCCTGCTGTCGTGGGGCTACGGCGCCCGCGACACGTACGACAGCGCCATAGAGCCCTTCACCAAGGCCGGCTTCGAGTTCATGGTCTGCCCCGGCGTCTCGTGCTGGTCGCAGATCTTCCCCAACTACCGCAACGCGCTGGTCAACATCCAGAACTACACCCGCGATGGCGCGAAGTTCGGTGCGCTGGGGGCGCTGAACACCACCTGGGACGACGACGGCGAGAACCTGTTCACGTGGAACTTCTACGGCACCAACTGGGGCGGGGCGTGCGCCTGGAAGCCGGCGGATAGCAAGATCGAGGACTACGACGCCGCCTACGCGCAGGTCAGCTACGGCACGCCGGACGGCAAGCTCACCCGGGCGATCACGCTGCTGGCCGGGTGCGCCCAGAACCCGCTGACCGAACACAACTCGGACCGCGCCTTCTGGGTGCGGCCCTTCGGGGCGCTGGCGACGACCTTCGAAGCCGTCACGAAGCAGGCCGACGACTTGTGCGCGACGACGGGCGAGGCGGTCAAGCTGCTGGGGCAAGCCAAGGCGGAGGCGTCGCTGGACGCGGGGGACATGGACTACCTCATCTTCGCCGCGCGGCGCCTGCAGTCCATCGGCCGCAGCCGCCAACTGTGGCTGCAGGCCTGCGCCCGAACGACCGAGGCGCTGCTGGCCTTCCCCGACACCAAGCCCACGGCCGCCGCGCTGCAGCAGGCCCAGGCCGCCACGGACGAGATGGTCAAGACCGTGACCGACCTGCGCACCGAGTACGAGCGCCTGTGGCTGCTGGAGAACCGTCCCTGGTGGCTCAAGGAGATGTCGGGTAAGTACGAGGCGCTCATTCGGGACGCCACGGCGCAGTCGCAGAAGATCGCCGCGGCCCAGGAGGCCCTGGCCGCCGGCAAGATGCCCGACCTCGCCGCGCTGGGCCTGAAGGTGCTGGAGACCGGCCGCCGCGACACCCGCGCCCTGCCCACCACCGAACCGATCCTGCCCGCCGACGCCAAGTGGTGGAACGACCAGTGGGCCTATCGCCTGCCGGTCAAGCTGCAGTTCGGCGCCAAGGCTGTGACGGACTACCCCGTGGAGGTCGTCGTCAACTTCGGCGACGTGAAGCCTGAGCCGACTTCCCTGCGGGCCGTGGAGGTCAAGCCGGACGGACAGATGGTCGCCGGCCCGGCGCAGCTCATCACGCTGCCCGACGGCAAGACGACGGTCGCCTTCATCGCCCCGGGGCAGAGCGCCGCGAAGTCCGCGCGCGTGTTCGCCCTCTACTACGACCCGGCAGGGACTGCCGCCAGACCCCCGGCCGAAGGGCCCGCGCTGACAGCGAAGCTGGAGGGCGGCTGGGCCACGATTGACAGCGGCCCGGCGCGGATGATCGTGGGCGCGCAGGGCGGGCATGTCTTCGAGTGGTTCGTCAAGGCGCTCGACGGCCTGGAGATCACGGAGCCCGGGCGCGGGGGCTGGGCAGGGTTCTGCGATGCAGGCGACCTGGACCGCGGCGCGCAGTTCGACCTGACGCTGGAGGCCGCCGGACCCGTGCTGGGGCGGCTCAAGGGCTCAGCCAAGAACGGCGCGAACGAGCGGACACTGACCTTCTATGCGGGCCAGCCCCTCGTGGAGGTCATGCTGGCCCAGCCGGTGGGGTTCTACTGGGACTATGACAGCATCGCCAACTTCGCGGCCGACAAGGGCAACCCGGGCACGGCGCTGTTCTCCGACGGCTTCAAAGAGCCCGTGTGCAAGTCCGATGAGCAGGTCCATGTGGTCCGCAGCAATGTCACCTGGTGCGCCAAGACGCGGGCGGACGGCCTGCTGCTGGCGAACCTCACGCCCGAGGTCGCGGCTCGGCACATGACCGGCCCCGGCGGCGGCTGGGGCGGAGTGGGCATCGAGGGTAGCGCCCCGGTCTCGCACTTCGTGACCTTCGCCGACAAGATCACCGACGACCCCGCAGCGGTCCTGAACGCCGTCCAGCAGACTCTGGACCTGCGCAACCAACCGCAGATGTGGATGGGGAAGGTGGAGAAGCGGTAG
- a CDS encoding energy-coupling factor transporter transmembrane protein EcfT: MRSSWLYQDRGSCLHRLHPMTKLIALLLLFVAAFAFNDPRWMAPYVVFIVALFAVGRVLDNLWRNLRFVLLFFVLSVLLWTLFLRDVDPTWHWGIFAASRTSLLFGVAVGLRLAFLILAGMLFLSTTTVEDTAYAMRQLRLPEMMLLAFTLAFRLVPSFMRSAMAAADAQRSRGLELDRGGPFKRLGRTVPLMVPVLARGLRSADDLTRALEVRGVSAERRRTHLKEYHSRAADLLVAGVLVLATAAAIAARLQMHAGELLPRI, translated from the coding sequence GTGAGATCGAGCTGGCTGTACCAGGACCGCGGGAGCTGCCTGCACCGGCTGCACCCGATGACCAAGCTCATTGCCCTGCTGCTACTCTTCGTGGCCGCCTTCGCGTTCAACGACCCGCGCTGGATGGCACCCTATGTCGTCTTCATCGTGGCCCTGTTCGCCGTGGGGCGTGTGCTGGACAACCTGTGGCGTAACCTGCGCTTCGTGCTGCTGTTCTTCGTCCTCAGCGTGCTGCTGTGGACGCTGTTCCTGCGCGACGTGGACCCGACGTGGCACTGGGGGATCTTCGCCGCCTCGCGCACATCGCTGCTGTTCGGGGTGGCGGTGGGGCTCCGGCTGGCGTTCCTGATCCTGGCGGGGATGCTGTTTCTGTCCACCACCACCGTCGAGGACACAGCCTACGCCATGCGGCAACTGCGCCTGCCGGAGATGATGCTGCTGGCCTTCACGCTGGCCTTCCGGCTGGTGCCCTCGTTCATGCGGTCGGCCATGGCAGCGGCCGATGCGCAGCGGTCGCGCGGGCTGGAGTTGGACCGCGGGGGGCCGTTCAAGCGGCTGGGGCGCACGGTGCCGCTGATGGTGCCGGTGCTGGCCCGGGGGCTGCGCAGCGCCGACGACCTGACGCGGGCGCTGGAGGTGCGGGGGGTGTCAGCGGAGCGCCGGCGCACGCACCTGAAGGAGTACCACTCCCGCGCGGCGGACCTGCTGGTGGCCGGGGTGCTGGTGCTGGCCACGGCGGCAGCCATCGCGGCGCGGCTGCAAATGCACGCGGGGGAGTTGCTGCCCAGAATCTAG